In the Streptomyces sp. cg36 genome, one interval contains:
- a CDS encoding glutamate ABC transporter substrate-binding protein produces MTRTRRALAALALVLAAAGCGKSGSPPVKGPKADRLPRYQVMTGFTLPDSSVWRRAKKRGHLVVGAKEDQPYMGEKDPATGVYSGFDIEIAKMMSASLGFDPATVDFRTIASANRETALQNGQVDYYVGTYTINDNRKKLVGFAGPYYLAGQGLLVRTDENDIDGPQDLDGKRVCSAAGSTPYQRIQKDYPKAELVAYDTYSVCVDNLLTYQVAAVTTDDTILSGYAAKVPDELKVVGKPFSKEPYGIGVPRGDNALRFALDDAIAAHEKNGDWQKAYDATLGLSGRKAAPAPPIDRYPAS; encoded by the coding sequence ATGACGCGTACGCGACGCGCGCTGGCCGCGCTGGCGCTGGTCCTGGCCGCCGCCGGCTGCGGCAAGTCGGGCAGCCCGCCGGTCAAGGGCCCCAAGGCCGACCGGCTGCCCCGCTACCAGGTGATGACGGGCTTCACGCTGCCCGACTCCTCGGTGTGGCGGCGGGCCAAGAAGCGCGGGCACCTGGTCGTCGGCGCCAAGGAGGACCAGCCGTACATGGGCGAGAAGGATCCGGCCACCGGCGTCTACTCGGGCTTCGACATCGAGATCGCCAAGATGATGTCCGCCTCGCTCGGCTTCGACCCGGCGACCGTCGACTTCCGGACGATCGCCTCCGCCAACCGCGAGACCGCCCTGCAGAACGGCCAGGTCGACTACTACGTCGGCACCTACACCATCAACGACAACCGCAAGAAGCTGGTCGGCTTCGCCGGGCCCTACTACCTGGCCGGCCAGGGCCTGCTGGTGCGCACCGACGAGAACGACATCGACGGCCCCCAGGACCTCGACGGCAAGCGCGTCTGCTCGGCCGCGGGCTCCACCCCGTACCAGCGCATCCAGAAGGACTACCCGAAGGCCGAACTCGTCGCGTACGACACGTACTCCGTCTGTGTGGACAATCTGCTGACCTACCAGGTCGCCGCCGTCACCACCGACGACACCATCCTCAGCGGGTACGCGGCCAAGGTGCCCGACGAGCTCAAGGTGGTCGGCAAGCCGTTCTCCAAGGAGCCGTACGGCATCGGTGTGCCGCGCGGGGACAACGCCCTGCGCTTCGCCCTGGACGACGCCATCGCGGCCCACGAGAAGAACGGCGACTGGCAGAAGGCGTACGACGCCACGCTCGGCCTGTCGGGACGCAAGGCCGCGCCCGC